A genomic segment from Oncorhynchus keta strain PuntledgeMale-10-30-2019 chromosome 7, Oket_V2, whole genome shotgun sequence encodes:
- the LOC118386037 gene encoding tRNA N(3)-methylcytidine methyltransferase METTL2-like isoform X2, with protein sequence MRGLRRLSLASVAMVWGRVPCRLNSRGGQPPAPLGARILTNPEDVFQHNMWDHVKWSEEEKEKARQKADDNSSLRIPLEEQGKYDIDAYKYWDSFYETHQDKFFKDRKWLFLEFPELLPLGLESSATEERPCGLRAPCPEPGVSGREKETGQQRQHAPSHQHIDPLTSDCQQSCNQDGRDTAGAARQTSSFPGEHATFRIFEVGCGAGNSVYPIVSSIKDTGAFLYCCDFSPRAVQLVKDHPDYDQSVCHAFVQDVCDEVGSFPFPPLSLDVILLVFVLSSIHPERVQGVVTRLSQFLKPGGILLFRDYGRYDLSQLRFKKGRCLSENFYSRGDGTCVYFFTKDEVHSLFSNAGLEEIQNLEDRRLQVNRGKKVVMRRVWMQSKFKKPQPLAPPL encoded by the exons ATGAGAGGATTACGACGCCTCTCCCTAGCCTCAGTGGCTATGGTTTGGGGCAGGGTTCCCTGCAGACTAAACAGCAGAGGGGGACAACCCCCCGCTCCTTTGGGAGCGAGGATTCTGACCAACCCTGAGGACGTCTTCCAGCATAACATGTG GGACCATGTGAAATGGTCtgaggaagagaaagaaaaagCCAGACAAAAAGCAGACGATAATTCTAGCTTACGCATTCCATTAGAAGAGCAAG GCAAATATGACATAGACGCCTATAAATACTGGGACAGCTTTTATGAGACGCACCAGGACAAGTTCTTTAAAGATCGCAAGTGGCTGTTCTTGGAGTTCCCAGAGCTTCTTCCTTTAGGGCTAGAGAGCAGTGCTACTGAGGAGAGACCATGTGGTCTGCGGGCCCCATGCCCAGAGCctggtgtgtcaggcagggagaAAGAAACAGGCCAGCAGCGGCAACATGCACCCAGTCACCAGCACATAGATCCACTGACAAGTGATTGCCAGCAGTCCTGTAATCAAGATGGGAGAGACACTGCAGGGGCTGCCAGGCAGACCAGCTCTTTCCCAGGCGAACATGCAACTTTCAGGATCTTCGAG GTTGGATGTGGGGCTGGTAACAGTGTGTATCCTATTGTCAGCTCTATTAA AGACACAGGGGCATTCTTATACTGCTGTGACTTTTCCCCCCGTGCTGTCCAGCTGGTCAAG GACCACCCAGACTATGACCAGTCTGTGTGTCACGCCTTTGTTCAGGACGTCTGTGACGAGGTGGGCTCCTTTCCGTTCCCTCCACTGAGCCTGGATGTTATTCTGCTGGTCTTCGTGCTGTCCTCCATTCACCCCGAGCG AGTCCAAGGAGTTGTGACCCGGTTGTCTCAATTCCTGAAACCCGGAGGGATACTCCTCTTCCGGGATTATGGCAGATATGACCTATCACAACTACGGTTTAAAAAAG GTCGATGCTTGTCAGAGAATTTCTACTCAAGGGGAGATGGAACGTGTGTTTATTTCTTCACAAAAG ATGAAGTTCACAGTTTATTTTCCAATGCTGGTTTGGAAGAAATTCAGAATCTGGAGGATAGGCGACTACAGGTGAACAGAGGGAAGAAAGTTGTAATGCGCAGAGTGTGGATGCAAAGCAAGTTTAAAAAACCTCAACCACTAGCACCACCATTGTAG
- the LOC118386037 gene encoding tRNA N(3)-methylcytidine methyltransferase METTL2-like isoform X1 → MRGLRRLSLASVAMVWGRVPCRLNSRGGQPPAPLGARILTNPEDVFQHNMWDHVKWSEEEKEKARQKADDNSSLRIPLEEQGKYDIDAYKYWDSFYETHQDKFFKDRKWLFLEFPELLPLGLESSATEERPCGLRAPCPEPGVSGREKETGQQRQHAPSHQHIDPLTSDCQQSCNQDGRDTAGAARQTSSFPGEHATFRIFEVGCGAGNSVYPIVSSIKQPVPKHDVILHRTFCPEDLARLGEESNKDTGAFLYCCDFSPRAVQLVKDHPDYDQSVCHAFVQDVCDEVGSFPFPPLSLDVILLVFVLSSIHPERVQGVVTRLSQFLKPGGILLFRDYGRYDLSQLRFKKGRCLSENFYSRGDGTCVYFFTKDEVHSLFSNAGLEEIQNLEDRRLQVNRGKKVVMRRVWMQSKFKKPQPLAPPL, encoded by the exons ATGAGAGGATTACGACGCCTCTCCCTAGCCTCAGTGGCTATGGTTTGGGGCAGGGTTCCCTGCAGACTAAACAGCAGAGGGGGACAACCCCCCGCTCCTTTGGGAGCGAGGATTCTGACCAACCCTGAGGACGTCTTCCAGCATAACATGTG GGACCATGTGAAATGGTCtgaggaagagaaagaaaaagCCAGACAAAAAGCAGACGATAATTCTAGCTTACGCATTCCATTAGAAGAGCAAG GCAAATATGACATAGACGCCTATAAATACTGGGACAGCTTTTATGAGACGCACCAGGACAAGTTCTTTAAAGATCGCAAGTGGCTGTTCTTGGAGTTCCCAGAGCTTCTTCCTTTAGGGCTAGAGAGCAGTGCTACTGAGGAGAGACCATGTGGTCTGCGGGCCCCATGCCCAGAGCctggtgtgtcaggcagggagaAAGAAACAGGCCAGCAGCGGCAACATGCACCCAGTCACCAGCACATAGATCCACTGACAAGTGATTGCCAGCAGTCCTGTAATCAAGATGGGAGAGACACTGCAGGGGCTGCCAGGCAGACCAGCTCTTTCCCAGGCGAACATGCAACTTTCAGGATCTTCGAG GTTGGATGTGGGGCTGGTAACAGTGTGTATCCTATTGTCAGCTCTATTAA ACAACCTGTGCCAAAGCATGATGTCATCTTGCATAGAACATTTTGTCCAGAGGACTTGGCAAGGCTAGGAGAGGAAAGTAACAA AGACACAGGGGCATTCTTATACTGCTGTGACTTTTCCCCCCGTGCTGTCCAGCTGGTCAAG GACCACCCAGACTATGACCAGTCTGTGTGTCACGCCTTTGTTCAGGACGTCTGTGACGAGGTGGGCTCCTTTCCGTTCCCTCCACTGAGCCTGGATGTTATTCTGCTGGTCTTCGTGCTGTCCTCCATTCACCCCGAGCG AGTCCAAGGAGTTGTGACCCGGTTGTCTCAATTCCTGAAACCCGGAGGGATACTCCTCTTCCGGGATTATGGCAGATATGACCTATCACAACTACGGTTTAAAAAAG GTCGATGCTTGTCAGAGAATTTCTACTCAAGGGGAGATGGAACGTGTGTTTATTTCTTCACAAAAG ATGAAGTTCACAGTTTATTTTCCAATGCTGGTTTGGAAGAAATTCAGAATCTGGAGGATAGGCGACTACAGGTGAACAGAGGGAAGAAAGTTGTAATGCGCAGAGTGTGGATGCAAAGCAAGTTTAAAAAACCTCAACCACTAGCACCACCATTGTAG